The following coding sequences are from one Rutidosis leptorrhynchoides isolate AG116_Rl617_1_P2 chromosome 11, CSIRO_AGI_Rlap_v1, whole genome shotgun sequence window:
- the LOC139876586 gene encoding two-pore potassium channel 3-like, translated as MPMDNEPLIPTNTPRTPPVLCPLPEDDEISIPISLTPSELKDFIIFGSPREPNSTLVDALLNHTSQRPFAREVNSVLNSNDTQQVSTPQSWLTDPNYVFKTNLHRSKTAPAMAAINDLERTSETKPPQWSSSMIVPQAVLLLILYLSLGVFIYWYNRDHFVANETHVVVDALYFCIVTMCTIGYGDITPNSYVTKLFSIMFVLVGFGFIDILLSGMVSYVLDLQENHLLRSLKKGYEPDHPSYIIDVKKGRMRIRMKVALALGVVVLCIGVGVAVMHYVERLSWLDSFYLSVMSVTTVGYGDRAFESMAGRIFASIWLLVSTLAVARAFLYLAEARVDKRHRRMAKWVLDQGLTVEQFLAADIDNNGHVSKSEFVIYKLKEMGKISEKDILQICKIFDRLDAGNCGKIMLADLVQSHNK; from the exons ATGCCGATGGATAATGAACCACTGATTCCGACCAACACACCACGAACACCGCCGGTACTTTGTCCGTTACCGGAAGACGATGAAATCTCAATTCCCATATCATTAACTCCGTCGGAACTCAAGGATTTCATCATATTTGGTTCACCTAGAGAACCTAATTCAACACTTGTTGATGCTTTGTTAAATCATACTTCTCAGAGACCTTTTGCTCGTGAGGTTAATTCGGTATTAAACTCTAATGACACTCAACAAGTTTCAACACCTCAATCGTGGTTAACGGATCCGAATTACGTTTTTAAAACGAATTTACACAGATCGAAAACTGCACCTGCGATGGCAGCGATTAATGATTTAGAACGGACTTCAGAAACGAAACCACCACAATGGAGTTCGTCCATGATTGTTCCACAAGCGGTATTGTTGTTGATTTTGTATTTGTCACTTGGTGTGTTTATATATTGGTATAATAGAGATCATTTTGTTGCGAATGAGACACATGTGGTTGTTGATGCTTTATATTTTTGTATTGTGACTATGTGTACTATTGGATATGGTGATATAACGCCTAATAGTTACGTCACGAAGCTGTTTTCGATTATGTTTGTACTGGTTGGATTTGGGTTTATAGATATCTTACTTAGTGGGATGGTAAGCTATGTTCTTGATTTGCAAGAGAATCATTTATTGAGGTCGTTAAAGAAAGGATATGAGCCTGATCATCCGTCCTATATAATTGATGTGAAAAAAGGAAGAATGAGGATTCGGATGAAAGTGGCGTTAGCTTTAGGGGTTGTGGTTCTTTGTATTGGGGTTGGTGTTGCTGTTATGCATTATGTTGAGAGGCTTAGTTGGCTTGATTCATTTTATCTATCAGTTATGTCAGTTACTACTGTTGGGTATGGTGATCGGGCTTTCGAATCAATGGCTGGTCGTATTTTTGCTTCAATTTGGCTGCTTGTTTCGACCCTTGCCGTTGCTCGGGCTTTTCTTTACTTGGCTGAGGCTAGAGTGGATAAGAGGCATAGGCGAATGGCTAAATGGGTTCTTGACCAGGGTTTAACTGTAGAACAGTTTCTTGCTGCAGATATCGATAACAATGGCCATGTGAG CAAGTCAGAGTTTGTGATATATAAGTTAAAGGAGATGGGGAAGATATCAGAAAAagacatattacaaatatgcaaaatATTTGATCGTCTGGACGCAGGAAATTGTGGAAAAATCATGTTGGCTGACCTTGTGCAGAGCCACAATAAGTAG